One Nostoc punctiforme PCC 73102 DNA window includes the following coding sequences:
- a CDS encoding HEAT repeat domain-containing protein, which yields MSNQQEQYNIDFLVQQLRTSQDNAVLKQTAKHLGFLGANNPDVIAALIHVARTTIDEPTRWAAIQSLSEIGTDNNDVIQTLIEQLNTARIPTRRIAAQNLAKIAVGNQYAITSLISLAQITEEEHTRQYVAYSLGIIAKGNRDAVNALIDLIYKSSDEYTHYLCVDAFTKLGKWNKEIIDALIHIGKTAEFYIRSKLLQTLKARGININGYTSNSSFRLLLEQMKEENNQTE from the coding sequence ATGAGTAACCAGCAAGAACAATACAATATTGATTTTCTCGTTCAGCAACTACGCACAAGTCAAGATAACGCTGTTCTTAAACAGACTGCTAAACATTTGGGGTTTCTTGGTGCTAATAACCCGGATGTCATAGCTGCCTTGATTCATGTAGCACGCACTACAATTGATGAACCAACTCGCTGGGCAGCAATTCAAAGTTTGAGCGAAATTGGTACTGATAATAATGATGTTATCCAAACTTTGATTGAGCAACTTAACACTGCTCGTATACCTACCCGCAGGATAGCAGCTCAGAATTTGGCAAAAATTGCTGTTGGTAATCAATATGCAATTACTAGTCTAATAAGTTTGGCACAAATAACTGAAGAAGAACATACTCGTCAGTATGTTGCTTATAGTTTAGGAATTATTGCAAAAGGTAATAGAGACGCTGTTAATGCTCTAATTGATTTAATATATAAAAGTTCCGATGAATATACTCACTACTTATGCGTTGATGCTTTTACAAAACTTGGTAAGTGGAATAAAGAGATAATTGACGCTTTAATTCATATAGGTAAAACAGCAGAATTTTATATTCGTTCGAAACTATTGCAGACGTTAAAAGCAAGAGGAATAAATATAAATGGCTATACTTCGAATTCTTCATTTCGTCTATTGTTAGAACAAATGAAAGAAGAAAATAACCAAACTGAATAA
- a CDS encoding SMI1/KNR4 family protein, which translates to MKTFDWESRIREWSRQRIEALEEYEQEELAPEVIESGSLCYPGANEEEISATEARLGVTLPPSYREFLKVSNGLHSTSKCDIRFYSVEKIQWYILDRETYIHRLVELHQDLEPVPDEEYFIYGDEQSYLRVEHLQTCLEISTEDYQMIFLLNPQVITSDGEWEAWYYDSKYGDAQRHPSFGQMMEEILNDPEFLP; encoded by the coding sequence ATGAAGACTTTTGACTGGGAAAGTCGTATTAGAGAATGGAGCCGTCAGCGAATAGAAGCACTCGAAGAGTATGAGCAGGAAGAGTTAGCTCCAGAAGTTATTGAATCTGGATCTCTATGCTATCCAGGTGCAAATGAAGAAGAAATTTCTGCTACCGAAGCTAGATTAGGTGTAACCTTGCCGCCTTCTTACAGAGAGTTTCTCAAAGTTTCTAATGGGTTGCATTCTACTTCAAAGTGTGACATCAGATTTTATTCAGTTGAAAAAATTCAGTGGTATATTTTAGATAGAGAAACCTATATACATCGTTTAGTAGAACTGCACCAGGATTTGGAACCAGTACCAGATGAAGAATACTTTATTTACGGTGATGAGCAATCTTATCTTCGTGTAGAACATCTACAAACGTGTCTAGAAATTAGTACTGAAGACTATCAGATGATTTTTTTACTTAATCCTCAAGTTATTACAAGTGATGGTGAGTGGGAAGCTTGGTATTATGATTCTAAATATGGAGACGCACAAAGACATCCATCTTTTGGTCAAATGATGGAAGAAATATTAAACGATCCAGAATTTTTACCATAA
- a CDS encoding YceD family protein produces the protein MDAIYIPQLTKAPERTEEVQVKEFLPGLETLTPVRGHVRVQHHGTYLEVSAQAETIITCTCNRCLQQYNRRLGLDTKEIIWLDETVNQANDLPLEREVIMEELLESLPPDGYFYPNEWLYEQMCLAVPQRQLCDRNCPGIPVSSTVDTSDDSPATPVDNRWASLEALKKQLPG, from the coding sequence ATGGACGCAATTTATATTCCGCAGCTAACTAAAGCCCCGGAGCGGACAGAGGAAGTTCAGGTTAAGGAATTTCTGCCTGGTCTGGAAACGTTGACACCAGTTCGCGGTCATGTGCGTGTGCAGCATCATGGCACTTACCTGGAAGTGTCCGCTCAGGCAGAAACAATTATTACTTGTACCTGCAACCGATGCTTACAGCAATACAATCGCCGCTTAGGACTTGATACTAAAGAAATCATCTGGTTAGACGAAACTGTAAATCAAGCAAATGACTTGCCCTTAGAGCGGGAAGTAATTATGGAAGAGTTGCTTGAAAGCCTGCCACCTGATGGTTATTTTTATCCCAACGAATGGCTGTATGAGCAGATGTGCTTGGCAGTACCTCAGCGTCAATTGTGCGATCGCAATTGTCCAGGCATTCCTGTAAGTAGTACAGTTGATACTTCTGATGATAGTCCTGCAACTCCAGTCGATAACCGTTGGGCTTCTCTGGAAGCTTTGAAAAAGCAACTTCCAGGATAG
- a CDS encoding protein jag produces MSNISMQRGQQWLKTLLELTGVPAEIQGYLETTQSQDSDSPEPDNYWLTIDQTNLTTEQIQILIGTDGSVLDAIQYLANSVLNLSQPPEEQASYTIELNGYRVKREAEIRALAEAAADEVRFSGKEVEIKSLSSAERRQIHTFLKEFGDLETFSRGKEPHRHLVVRPASLEEVRG; encoded by the coding sequence ATGAGCAATATTTCGATGCAGCGAGGTCAGCAGTGGTTAAAAACCCTGCTGGAACTCACTGGGGTACCTGCTGAGATTCAGGGTTATTTAGAAACTACCCAATCTCAAGACAGCGATTCCCCAGAACCAGATAATTACTGGTTGACAATCGATCAAACTAATTTGACGACAGAACAAATCCAGATATTAATTGGTACTGATGGTTCTGTGCTAGATGCGATTCAGTATCTAGCAAATTCGGTTTTAAACCTGAGCCAACCCCCAGAGGAACAAGCCTCTTACACTATTGAGTTGAATGGCTACCGGGTCAAAAGAGAAGCTGAAATTCGCGCATTAGCAGAAGCAGCAGCCGATGAAGTGCGCTTTTCTGGTAAAGAAGTGGAAATTAAATCCCTCAGTTCTGCTGAAAGGCGACAAATCCATACCTTCTTGAAGGAATTTGGAGATTTGGAAACCTTTAGTCGCGGTAAAGAACCGCATCGTCATCTGGTTGTGCGACCAGCTTCGTTGGAAGAAGTTAGGGGTTAG
- the yidC gene encoding membrane protein insertase YidC, translating into MDFGIGFLSNNVMLPIIDFFYGIVPSYGLAIVALTLIVRFALYPLSAGSIRNMRKMRIVQPLMQKRMAEIKERYKDEPQKQQEEMVNVQKEFGNPLAGCFPLLVQMPVLLALFATLRGSPFASANYSVNLQILPAEQIEQIQPQAFATAPQNIYVADGEHVKVAAILPSGNKLAVGEQTKIQYQTVEGKPFQVLLAEHPENKLTPDWKVTKGEDRIKIDADGNVEALQPGEVSIQGTIPGLAAEKGFLFIDALGRVGAQDADGTIHWDIVAMIVFFGISLYVSQMLSGQNSSGGNPQQDTVNKITPVIFSGMFLFFPLPAGVLMYMVIGNIFQTAQTYLLSREPLPEELQKIVETQEKETTVIEQKALPFEPKSSKKKATGGS; encoded by the coding sequence ATGGATTTTGGTATCGGCTTTCTCTCGAACAACGTGATGCTGCCAATCATAGATTTCTTCTATGGTATTGTGCCTAGCTACGGATTGGCGATCGTTGCTTTGACATTGATAGTCCGCTTCGCGCTCTATCCCCTGAGTGCTGGCTCAATTCGCAACATGCGGAAGATGCGAATTGTACAACCTCTGATGCAGAAGCGGATGGCAGAAATTAAAGAGCGCTATAAGGATGAACCGCAAAAGCAGCAAGAGGAAATGGTCAATGTTCAAAAAGAATTTGGCAACCCCTTAGCAGGCTGTTTTCCGTTATTAGTGCAAATGCCGGTTTTATTAGCGCTGTTTGCCACTTTGCGGGGTTCGCCTTTTGCCAGTGCCAACTACAGCGTTAACTTGCAAATCCTTCCCGCAGAACAAATCGAGCAAATTCAACCCCAAGCCTTTGCTACTGCTCCCCAAAATATTTATGTTGCAGATGGGGAACACGTGAAAGTAGCTGCAATCCTTCCCAGTGGTAACAAACTAGCTGTGGGAGAACAAACTAAGATCCAATATCAGACTGTTGAGGGCAAACCATTTCAGGTACTTTTAGCAGAACACCCAGAAAATAAGCTAACTCCTGATTGGAAAGTCACTAAAGGCGAAGATCGGATAAAAATTGATGCTGATGGCAATGTAGAAGCCTTGCAGCCAGGAGAAGTTAGCATTCAAGGAACAATTCCCGGACTAGCAGCAGAAAAAGGCTTTCTATTCATTGATGCTTTAGGCAGAGTTGGCGCACAAGATGCAGATGGCACAATCCACTGGGATATTGTTGCCATGATCGTCTTCTTTGGAATCAGCCTTTATGTTAGCCAAATGCTTTCTGGGCAAAATTCCAGTGGTGGCAATCCGCAGCAAGATACAGTTAACAAAATCACTCCAGTCATATTTTCTGGGATGTTCTTGTTCTTCCCCCTACCAGCCGGGGTGCTGATGTATATGGTGATTGGTAACATTTTCCAAACTGCACAAACTTATCTTCTCTCACGCGAACCTCTACCAGAAGAACTGCAAAAAATTGTAGAAACTCAAGAGAAAGAAACAACAGTCATCGAACAAAAAGCATTGCCATTTGAACCGAAAAGTTCTAAGAAGAAGGCTACAGGGGGATCATGA
- a CDS encoding PH domain-containing protein, with protein MGIREDVYYEGGPHIGDLIVNVLIGLTIVGIPLTVGAIVRALWLRFRITDRRVTVIGGWQGRDRTDIIYSEIVKVVTIPRGIGLWGDMVLTLKNGSRLELRAIPKFREVYDYINERIAAKNPEYTVAANK; from the coding sequence ATGGGAATTCGTGAAGATGTTTATTATGAAGGTGGTCCCCATATTGGGGATTTAATTGTCAACGTGCTAATTGGGCTAACCATTGTCGGGATACCATTAACAGTTGGGGCAATTGTCAGAGCATTGTGGCTGCGTTTCCGCATCACAGATCGCCGAGTTACCGTAATCGGAGGTTGGCAGGGGCGCGATCGCACTGACATAATTTACTCAGAAATTGTCAAAGTTGTCACAATCCCCCGTGGCATTGGCTTGTGGGGAGATATGGTACTAACCCTAAAAAACGGCAGTCGTCTCGAATTGCGTGCAATTCCCAAATTTAGGGAAGTCTATGACTACATTAATGAAAGAATTGCTGCGAAAAATCCCGAATATACGGTAGCTGCTAATAAGTGA